One window from the genome of Haemorhous mexicanus isolate bHaeMex1 chromosome 22, bHaeMex1.pri, whole genome shotgun sequence encodes:
- the KCTD7 gene encoding BTB/POZ domain-containing protein KCTD7 isoform X1, translating to MFQWHSPATASYPAELLPRARGMVVVTGQNKVSATPDDAMSSSDAEDDFQEPATPTATQAAQALPLLPQQFPEVVPLNVGGMFFTTRLSTLRRYEDTMLAAMFSGRHYIPTDAEGRYFIDRDGTYFGDILNFLRSGELPPRERVRSVYKEAQYYSIGPLLDNLEDIQPLKGEKVRQAFLGLMPYYKDHLERIIEIAKLRAMQRKARFAKLKVCVFKEEMPITPYECPHFNSLRFERSESEAKLFEHHCEVDVSFGPWEAVADVYDLLHCIVTDLSARGITVDHQCIGVCDKHLINHYYCKRPIYEFKITWW from the exons ATGTTCCAATGGCACAG CCCTGCCACGGCCTCCtacccagcagagctgctccccagagccAGAGGGATGGTGGTAGTCACGGGGCAGAACAAAGTGAGTGCCACCCCGGATGATGCCATGTCGAGCTCGGATGCAGAGGATGATTTCCAAGAGCCGGCCACTCCCACCGCCACCCAGGCAGCACAAGCGCTacctctgctgccccagcag TTCCCAGAAGTTGTCCCACTGAACGTGGGGGGGATGTTCTTCACCACCAGACTGTCCACGCTGCGCAGGTACGAGGACACCATGCTGGCAGCCATGTTCAGCGGCAGGCACTACATCCCCACGGACGCCGAGGGCCGGTACTTCATCGACAGGGACGGCACCTACTTCGG AGACATACTAAACTTCCTACGATCTGGTGAGCTGCCCCCCCGAGAGCGAGTGAGGTCAGTGTACAAGGAAGCTCAGTATTATTCCATAGGACCCTTGCTAGACAATCTAGAGGATATCCAGCCtcttaaaggagaaaaagttaGACAAGCTTTCCTGGGCCTAATGCCATATTACAAAG ACCACCTGGAGCGGATCATCGAGATCGCCAAGCTGCGAGCCATGCAGAGGAAGGCCAGGTTTGCCAAGCTGAAGGTGTGCGTGTTCAAGGAGGAGATGCCCATCACCCCCTACGAGTGCCCCCACTTCAACTCCCTGCGCTTCGAGCGCAGCGAGAGCGAGGCCAAGCTCTTTGAGCACCACTGCGAGGTGGACGTGTCCTTCGGGCCCTGGGAGGCCGTGGCCGACGTCTACGACCTCCTGCACTGCATCGTCACCGACCTGTCGGCCCGCGGCATCACCGTGGACCACCAGTGCATCGGCGTCTGCGACAAGCACCTCATCAACCACTACTACTGCAAGCGCCCCATCTACGAGTTCAAGATCACCTGGTGGTGA
- the KCTD7 gene encoding BTB/POZ domain-containing protein KCTD7 isoform X2 — MVVVTGQNKVSATPDDAMSSSDAEDDFQEPATPTATQAAQALPLLPQQFPEVVPLNVGGMFFTTRLSTLRRYEDTMLAAMFSGRHYIPTDAEGRYFIDRDGTYFGDILNFLRSGELPPRERVRSVYKEAQYYSIGPLLDNLEDIQPLKGEKVRQAFLGLMPYYKDHLERIIEIAKLRAMQRKARFAKLKVCVFKEEMPITPYECPHFNSLRFERSESEAKLFEHHCEVDVSFGPWEAVADVYDLLHCIVTDLSARGITVDHQCIGVCDKHLINHYYCKRPIYEFKITWW, encoded by the exons ATGGTGGTAGTCACGGGGCAGAACAAAGTGAGTGCCACCCCGGATGATGCCATGTCGAGCTCGGATGCAGAGGATGATTTCCAAGAGCCGGCCACTCCCACCGCCACCCAGGCAGCACAAGCGCTacctctgctgccccagcag TTCCCAGAAGTTGTCCCACTGAACGTGGGGGGGATGTTCTTCACCACCAGACTGTCCACGCTGCGCAGGTACGAGGACACCATGCTGGCAGCCATGTTCAGCGGCAGGCACTACATCCCCACGGACGCCGAGGGCCGGTACTTCATCGACAGGGACGGCACCTACTTCGG AGACATACTAAACTTCCTACGATCTGGTGAGCTGCCCCCCCGAGAGCGAGTGAGGTCAGTGTACAAGGAAGCTCAGTATTATTCCATAGGACCCTTGCTAGACAATCTAGAGGATATCCAGCCtcttaaaggagaaaaagttaGACAAGCTTTCCTGGGCCTAATGCCATATTACAAAG ACCACCTGGAGCGGATCATCGAGATCGCCAAGCTGCGAGCCATGCAGAGGAAGGCCAGGTTTGCCAAGCTGAAGGTGTGCGTGTTCAAGGAGGAGATGCCCATCACCCCCTACGAGTGCCCCCACTTCAACTCCCTGCGCTTCGAGCGCAGCGAGAGCGAGGCCAAGCTCTTTGAGCACCACTGCGAGGTGGACGTGTCCTTCGGGCCCTGGGAGGCCGTGGCCGACGTCTACGACCTCCTGCACTGCATCGTCACCGACCTGTCGGCCCGCGGCATCACCGTGGACCACCAGTGCATCGGCGTCTGCGACAAGCACCTCATCAACCACTACTACTGCAAGCGCCCCATCTACGAGTTCAAGATCACCTGGTGGTGA